The following coding sequences are from one Neodiprion lecontei isolate iyNeoLeco1 chromosome 7, iyNeoLeco1.1, whole genome shotgun sequence window:
- the LOC107222536 gene encoding DNA damage-regulated autophagy modulator protein 2 has translation MPYESLHVLPLSLFILIPVTFMITYTISVQWGHVVPGFPYISETGTLSPESCIFAQLLNIAAFLLACFVYIRHRQVEQWRIERGDNSVNRSTVLLTAWSGFLSCLGLDILANFQEARVVAAHMTGAMTCFTAGTLYFVLQTYLSQKMVNALNGQTIVWVRGALSALTVILTIVVVIPGYISTLEFKGSDYKKWQPENGGWEWHVTSVAAEWMLAIVFCAFLVTFVPEFRLINFEAPEVTVTYLDNERRNSKLSETQETTIQEV, from the exons ATGCCGTACGAATCCTTGCATGTGCTGCCTTTGAGTCTCTTCATCCTGATCCCGGTCACGTTCATGATCAC TTATACAATATCAGTACAATGGGGTCACGTGGTGCCCGGTTTCCCTTACATATCAGAAACCGGTACATTGTCACCCGAGTCCTGCATATTCGCGCAGCTCCTGAACATAGCGGCGTTCCTGC TTGCCTGCTTCGTCTACATCAGGCATCGACAGGTAGAACAGTGGCGAATTGAACGGGGCGACAACTCCGTGAATCGCTCGACGGTTCTGCTGACGGCATGGAGTGGTTTTCTGTCGTGCTTGGGCCTCGACATCCTGGCGAACTTCCAGGAGGCCCGAGTTGTTGCGGCCCACATGACCGGCGCGATGACATGCTTCACGGCTGGGACCCTTTACTTCGTTCTCCAG ACTTACTTGAGCCAGAAGATGGTCAACGCATTGAATGGTCAGACCATTGTCTGGGTTCGCGGTGCACTCTCGGCTCTCACAGTAATTCTCACAATCGTAGTCGTCATTCCTGGCTATATATCGACGCTGGAGTTCAAAG GATCCGACTACAAGAAGTGGCAGCCTGAGAATGGCGGGTGGGAATGGCACGTGACCAGCGTGGCTGCCGAATGGATGCTGGCCATCGTATTCTGCGCATTTTTGGTCACCTTCGTTCCAGAGTTTcggttgataaattttgaggCACCCGAAGTCACT GTGACTTACCTGGACAATGAAAGACGAAACTCGAAACTGTCCGAGACGCAGGAAACTACGATACAAGAAGTATAA
- the LOC107222537 gene encoding hemolymph lipopolysaccharide-binding protein-like isoform X2, whose product MAIRIIAIQTLLCLVSYTLGQQACFDSFVVVPTRTATGATGNADPNCLLRNPPVARRNDYTYFPGIGGYKLHSENLLWNQARITCEKEGGHLAIINSLAERDAVVTVLKAVNPHPVCVMLGFHDLYAAGHHVTIHGQTLARAGFDEWANGQPNKDGSESCGSLHLSGELHDHRCDESRPFVCEHPIH is encoded by the exons ATGGCGATCAGAATAATCGCGATTCAAACGCTGCTGTGCCTCGTATCATATACTTTGGGGCAACAAGCATGCTTCGATTCCTTCGTCGTCGTGCCCACTCGTACAGCAACCG GAGCAACCGGAAACGCAGATCCGAACTGCCTTCTTCGAAATCCACCGGTTGCCAGAAGAAACGACTACAC GTACTTTCCGGGCATCGGTGGCTACAAGCTGCACTCGGAAAATCTTTTGTGGAACCAAGCTCGAATCACCTGCGAAAAGGAAGGCGGGCACCTAGCCATCATCAATTCTTTGGCCGAGAGGGATGCAGTGGTGACGGTGCTCAAGGCAGTAAACCCACATCCGGTTTGTGTCATGCTGGGATTCCACGATCTTTACGCGGCGGGCCATCACGTCACTATCCACGGGCAAACTCTGGCCAGGGCTGGGTTCGACGAATGGGCGAATGGACAACCCAATAAGGATGGCTCTGAAAGTTGTGGATCTTTGCACTTGAGTGGCGAGCTCCACGACCACAGATGCGATGAATCACGTCCTTTCGTATGCGAGCACCCGATCCATTGA